One part of the Leeia speluncae genome encodes these proteins:
- a CDS encoding cupin domain-containing protein codes for MALEKIQTVALSDLVEIGSVSVLGAEVIGEDVKAFVKGTFGAPTDPVSAGYFGTSKGVFKMVYPFNEQATVVLGSVTLTDESTGQKVTYQAGDSWTVTKGTPVLWEVTTDAFIKHFLAAV; via the coding sequence ATGGCTTTAGAGAAAATTCAAACTGTTGCACTGTCTGACTTAGTCGAAATTGGTTCTGTATCCGTTTTAGGTGCAGAAGTAATTGGCGAAGACGTAAAAGCATTTGTAAAAGGTACTTTTGGTGCGCCAACAGACCCAGTTTCAGCGGGTTACTTTGGCACTAGCAAAGGTGTATTCAAAATGGTTTACCCATTTAATGAACAAGCGACTGTGGTGCTAGGTTCTGTCACATTAACCGACGAAAGCACTGGCCAGAAAGTAACTTACCAAGCAGGCGACAGCTGGACAGTCACCAAGGGAACACCCGTTTTGTGGGAAGTGACAACAGATGCATTTATTAAGCATTTCTTAGCAGCTGTATAA
- a CDS encoding NAD(P)/FAD-dependent oxidoreductase — translation MINFETATYYTATKKYELNFPSLEEDIDVDVVVIGGGFSGINTSLELAEQGVTSIAVLEARYIGYGGSGRNGGQIMAGIGHDLEKIKKDVGEEGLKAIFAISDQGADIIKSRIEKYNIDADFCHGYGYLGYNGRQSKTLRAWEKEFKSLNSSHEIRYMEGKEVQSIIGSEAYSSALLHMGGGHVHSLNLLLGEAKALASYGAKIYEHSPVVEVTYGDTVVVRTAKGSVRAKKLLWACDSFLNKLEPNLHKTTINTYAFQMMTEPLSDEMIKRISPIRGAYSDIRPIIDYFRVTNENRLLFGAATYLVDYIPSDLKEWNRQLMLKVFPYLKDVKIDLAWGGPMACSPNLFPQIGALPENPNVFYVQGYSGFGVTPSHIICKVLAEGILGGSARYNLISSVRRIDVWGKDQFRPLVCSAAKAWHQLSGYWNGRR, via the coding sequence ATGATTAATTTTGAAACGGCAACCTACTACACCGCAACCAAAAAGTACGAACTAAATTTTCCATCATTAGAAGAAGACATTGATGTTGATGTGGTGGTGATTGGTGGCGGGTTTAGTGGCATTAATACTTCGCTAGAACTAGCAGAGCAAGGCGTCACTAGCATTGCCGTATTAGAAGCTCGCTATATTGGTTATGGCGGCAGTGGTCGTAATGGTGGTCAGATTATGGCGGGCATTGGCCATGATCTTGAAAAAATCAAGAAAGATGTTGGTGAAGAAGGCCTAAAAGCAATCTTTGCGATTTCTGATCAAGGCGCGGACATTATTAAGTCGCGGATTGAAAAGTACAATATCGATGCAGACTTTTGCCATGGTTACGGCTATTTGGGCTATAACGGCCGCCAATCTAAGACATTACGTGCTTGGGAAAAAGAATTTAAATCCCTTAACTCTAGCCATGAAATTCGCTACATGGAAGGCAAAGAGGTTCAGAGCATTATTGGTTCTGAAGCGTATAGCAGCGCCCTACTTCACATGGGTGGCGGGCATGTTCACTCGTTAAACCTACTATTGGGTGAAGCCAAAGCACTTGCAAGCTACGGTGCCAAAATTTATGAACATAGCCCTGTTGTAGAAGTGACTTATGGCGACACCGTAGTTGTTCGTACCGCCAAAGGCTCTGTTCGCGCAAAAAAACTGCTTTGGGCTTGCGATAGTTTCCTGAACAAGCTCGAACCTAATTTGCACAAAACCACCATCAATACATACGCGTTCCAGATGATGACCGAGCCATTGTCTGATGAAATGATCAAGCGCATCAGCCCTATCCGTGGCGCGTACAGTGATATTCGCCCGATTATTGATTACTTCCGTGTAACCAACGAAAACCGCCTGCTATTTGGTGCAGCCACTTATTTAGTCGATTACATCCCAAGCGATTTGAAAGAGTGGAACCGTCAATTAATGCTGAAAGTTTTCCCGTACTTAAAAGACGTGAAAATTGATTTAGCCTGGGGCGGCCCAATGGCATGTAGCCCAAATCTATTCCCACAAATTGGCGCCCTACCCGAGAACCCAAATGTGTTTTACGTACAAGGTTATTCCGGTTTTGGCGTTACCCCTAGCCACATTATTTGCAAAGTGCTGGCGGAAGGCATTTTGGGTGGATCGGCACGTTACAACTTGATTAGTTCTGTGCGCCGCATTGATGTATGGGGCAAAGATCAATTTAGACCGCTTGTCTGCTCTGCAGCTAAAGCGTGGCATCAACTGTCCGGTTATTGGAACGGACGCAGATAA
- a CDS encoding methyl-accepting chemotaxis protein, translating to MTLKTRLWLVGIASLLGLLIISSIGLMAMHRTMYEERQSAVKRLLVMSNNLLENYVKLEQSGKLSKEEAQKQAAKTLMGMKSDDFYYFARDSNDVVQMHTKKELIGKVDKGSKLPDGRHTTDLYHEVTKSGDYAFVEIATTKKGGTVPYPKLNGVYEFKDWGWIVGGGFFIDDIETVFWKQAYIMLGIGAILLVIVGVLVYRIGTSIFKTIGGEPMDVVAIVQSITQGDLSKPVQLNPAVKPDSVMGCMKTMQASLIDMIRKIRSSSSALGTSSQQLDQHMKKLEHVSSQAADSTSATAAAIEELSVSIDHVTSTTKDTELAASNAANAAVEGTQLAHAASHHIAQVAGEIGTVLSKVDALSDRTRNISGIAETIREIANQTNLLALNAAIEAARAGETGRGFAVVADEVRKLAERTTQATDEISVIVQAVVDDTAQVSGVVQNIGPMVNEGTKRVETAANMLNTIKQETGYSLQRLQGVAEAMQEQSQAGTLIAGNVERVAGVVDETYATSSNVLTVASNIADHAHELEASVSKFQI from the coding sequence ATGACACTAAAGACTAGATTATGGCTAGTTGGCATCGCTAGTTTATTAGGCTTATTGATTATCTCGAGCATTGGCTTAATGGCAATGCACAGAACCATGTATGAAGAAAGACAGTCTGCCGTCAAACGTCTTTTGGTCATGTCGAATAACCTACTCGAGAATTACGTTAAATTAGAACAATCAGGAAAGCTCAGTAAGGAAGAAGCGCAAAAACAAGCCGCAAAAACACTGATGGGTATGAAATCTGACGATTTTTACTATTTTGCGAGAGATAGCAATGATGTTGTTCAGATGCACACCAAGAAAGAGCTAATTGGAAAAGTAGATAAAGGCAGTAAGTTACCAGATGGCCGTCATACAACAGATCTTTACCACGAAGTAACAAAGTCTGGTGATTATGCGTTTGTTGAAATTGCCACAACCAAAAAAGGTGGAACAGTACCCTACCCTAAGTTAAATGGCGTTTATGAGTTCAAAGATTGGGGTTGGATTGTAGGCGGTGGTTTCTTTATTGACGATATTGAAACCGTATTTTGGAAACAAGCTTACATCATGCTTGGAATAGGGGCGATATTACTGGTTATCGTTGGCGTATTGGTATATAGAATTGGAACATCCATCTTCAAAACCATTGGAGGAGAACCAATGGATGTGGTTGCGATTGTTCAATCGATCACCCAAGGAGATTTAAGTAAGCCAGTACAGTTGAACCCTGCGGTGAAACCCGACAGTGTGATGGGTTGTATGAAAACCATGCAGGCTAGTCTAATTGATATGATTAGGAAAATTAGAAGTTCCAGTTCCGCGTTGGGTACTTCTAGCCAGCAACTTGATCAACACATGAAAAAGTTAGAGCACGTTTCTAGCCAGGCCGCTGACTCTACCTCTGCGACCGCAGCGGCAATTGAGGAATTGTCGGTCAGTATTGATCACGTAACGAGTACGACAAAAGACACTGAATTAGCCGCATCGAACGCAGCAAATGCGGCCGTTGAAGGAACACAACTCGCCCATGCTGCTTCTCACCATATTGCTCAAGTCGCAGGTGAAATTGGTACGGTGCTAAGTAAGGTAGATGCGCTTTCTGACCGAACTAGAAATATTAGTGGCATTGCAGAAACCATCAGAGAAATTGCTAACCAGACTAACTTGCTTGCGCTAAATGCGGCGATTGAAGCCGCTAGAGCAGGTGAAACAGGTCGTGGTTTTGCGGTGGTTGCGGATGAAGTGAGGAAGCTAGCAGAAAGAACCACGCAAGCAACCGATGAGATTTCTGTGATTGTGCAAGCGGTTGTAGATGATACAGCGCAGGTTTCTGGTGTGGTACAGAACATTGGCCCAATGGTGAATGAAGGTACAAAACGCGTAGAAACTGCAGCGAATATGCTCAACACCATTAAGCAAGAAACCGGTTACTCACTACAACGCCTTCAAGGGGTGGCTGAGGCCATGCAAGAGCAAAGCCAAGCGGGTACGCTGATTGCAGGAAATGTAGAGCGGGTGGCTGGTGTAGTCGATGAAACCTATGCGACTTCATCCAATGTATTAACCGTTGCTAGCAATATTGCGGACCATGCGCATGAGCTAGAAGCGTCCGTCTCGAAGTTCCAGATTTAA
- a CDS encoding quinone-dependent dihydroorotate dehydrogenase: MYPLLRTLMFSLPPEAAHKVSLGMLDSLEAMGFGRVLAGNVPANPVRVMGLDFPNPVGLAAGLDKNGDHIDGLAALGFGFLEIGTVTPRPQSGNPKPRLFRLPAAEGIINRMGFNNDGVDALIENVKHSHFGGILGINIGKNADTPIEKATDDYLIGLNKVYPFASYITVNISSPNTKNLRQLQQADEFSHLLSSLKNAQTQLADKHGRYVPLAVKIAPDLEMPQLVDIADLLRKHQMDAVIATNTTLSRIGVEHLKHGQETGGLSGTPVKRKSTQVIRELSKLLAGELPIIGVGGIFSAADAEEKLAAGASLVQLYSGLIYRGPSLVKDVVEASVKWQKSKQR, encoded by the coding sequence GTGTATCCACTTTTACGCACATTAATGTTTTCACTACCGCCAGAGGCTGCTCATAAAGTAAGTCTAGGCATGCTAGATTCTTTGGAAGCCATGGGTTTTGGCCGTGTATTGGCAGGCAATGTGCCAGCCAATCCGGTGAGAGTCATGGGACTAGATTTTCCTAACCCAGTTGGTTTGGCGGCGGGTCTAGATAAAAATGGTGATCACATTGATGGCTTGGCTGCGTTAGGTTTCGGCTTCTTAGAAATTGGCACCGTCACCCCGCGCCCACAATCTGGCAACCCAAAACCTCGTTTATTCAGGCTACCGGCAGCTGAAGGCATTATTAACCGTATGGGCTTTAATAATGACGGTGTCGACGCGTTAATCGAAAACGTGAAGCACAGTCATTTTGGCGGTATTTTGGGTATTAATATCGGCAAAAATGCCGATACCCCAATTGAAAAAGCCACAGATGACTACCTCATTGGCTTAAACAAAGTTTATCCGTTTGCTAGCTATATCACGGTGAATATCTCTTCGCCAAACACCAAGAATTTGCGCCAATTACAGCAAGCAGATGAATTTAGTCATTTATTATCTAGCCTAAAAAATGCGCAAACCCAATTGGCAGACAAGCACGGCCGATATGTGCCACTAGCGGTGAAAATTGCTCCAGATTTGGAAATGCCACAGTTGGTGGATATTGCAGACTTGCTGCGCAAACACCAAATGGACGCTGTCATTGCCACGAACACTACTTTGTCGCGCATTGGTGTAGAGCATCTGAAGCATGGTCAAGAAACAGGTGGCTTATCTGGTACGCCAGTTAAGCGCAAATCTACCCAAGTGATTCGCGAACTATCTAAGTTACTGGCTGGCGAACTACCAATTATTGGTGTGGGTGGTATTTTTAGCGCAGCAGATGCTGAAGAAAAATTAGCGGCTGGCGCAAGCCTAGTGCAGCTTTATAGTGGATTAATTTATCGTGGTCCATCCTTGGTAAAAGATGTGGTAGAAGCCAGCGTAAAGTGGCAAAAAAGTAAACAGAGATAA
- a CDS encoding RnfABCDGE type electron transport complex subunit B → MNQERRDMLFTIEDIDALLPQTQCRQCGYQGCLPYAEAIVNEGAAINRCPPGGEEGLNRLAMLTGQTGLTLDKSCGETKPLFIAKVDEANCIGCTLCIQACPVDAIIGAAKHMHTILADRCTGCELCLPPCPTECIEMLPVVAVEQDYPAPLGSAKSSLARKAYRQRQTRLARDKAERTQRLASKTTASAEDAQVSNQKAVDPKMAAILAAMERAKQQLAKK, encoded by the coding sequence ATGAATCAAGAAAGACGCGACATGCTGTTTACGATAGAAGACATCGACGCCTTGTTGCCGCAAACGCAATGTAGGCAATGTGGGTATCAAGGCTGTTTGCCTTACGCTGAAGCCATCGTCAATGAAGGGGCGGCAATCAACCGTTGTCCTCCCGGTGGAGAAGAGGGGCTAAACCGTTTAGCGATGTTAACTGGTCAGACAGGACTTACGTTAGATAAGTCCTGTGGGGAGACCAAACCACTATTTATCGCCAAGGTAGATGAAGCAAACTGCATTGGCTGTACCTTGTGTATTCAAGCCTGTCCGGTAGATGCAATTATCGGTGCAGCAAAGCATATGCACACCATCTTGGCCGACCGTTGTACGGGGTGTGAGCTTTGTTTGCCACCATGCCCTACCGAATGTATTGAAATGCTGCCTGTTGTCGCTGTTGAGCAAGATTATCCTGCACCGCTTGGTTCGGCCAAATCTTCCTTAGCAAGAAAAGCCTATCGCCAAAGACAAACTCGTTTGGCTAGAGATAAAGCAGAGCGAACACAACGCCTAGCAAGCAAAACCACTGCTTCGGCTGAAGATGCGCAGGTCAGCAATCAAAAAGCGGTAGATCCAAAAATGGCCGCGATTTTAGCTGCAATGGAGAGAGCCAAGCAGCAATTGGCGAAAAAGTAA
- a CDS encoding DUF6714 family protein gives MQDRSAIMAQIRHAFHHVTMKGNGPTLREADVIRQYGPAATNRAASARALDNDKRWWQISDASFDKAINPFPHLDNLAFLYYLPPIMTWCLKQSDKAAAHSLFNSLIAELTMPTRWDLVDAKRKRFEAFNHEQSTVIAQFLNYWISQGIEVQASEAAIASYWKQFQR, from the coding sequence ATGCAAGATCGATCAGCAATAATGGCTCAAATCCGTCATGCCTTTCATCATGTCACCATGAAAGGCAATGGGCCAACACTGCGTGAGGCAGATGTTATTCGTCAATATGGTCCTGCTGCGACTAATCGTGCCGCATCTGCCAGAGCTTTAGATAATGACAAGCGCTGGTGGCAAATTTCAGATGCCTCTTTCGACAAGGCAATCAATCCCTTTCCTCACTTAGATAATCTAGCTTTTCTTTATTATCTACCCCCGATCATGACATGGTGTCTTAAGCAATCAGATAAGGCTGCAGCACATTCCTTGTTTAATTCGCTGATTGCGGAATTAACCATGCCGACAAGATGGGACTTGGTTGATGCGAAAAGAAAGCGATTTGAAGCTTTTAATCATGAGCAATCAACCGTGATCGCACAGTTTTTGAATTACTGGATTTCTCAGGGGATAGAAGTGCAGGCATCTGAAGCTGCTATTGCCTCTTATTGGAAGCAATTTCAAAGATAA